From Tachysurus fulvidraco isolate hzauxx_2018 chromosome 10, HZAU_PFXX_2.0, whole genome shotgun sequence, one genomic window encodes:
- the si:dkey-82f1.1 gene encoding DENN domain-containing protein 2A isoform X1, with amino-acid sequence MPAASIMTGGRALLLCTNTENCIYQSVNGLQCCGLKLEDAQSVVSHRPDLSRVVDTQSPLTSLDNTDHFPGNMDMLTHKRPSDTYPVENGLGACTKPTKPPVALKSTASIKDKISQWEGKTDSAGPNSQSITQKETESVRKKDLKSTEVQRRDSKRGFSHDRQDFGKENGNKIGESRKSTEACTRERDVILDKMSVGKTDIVQDKKSVLTHIKKLEQAMKETPTKPSLPGNYFCPPSKDEAEKRAAEPIFGTVEVMRSGSRRGRTRDPENVYTEPGAPSINPLPKPQRTFQHHTQTNSLGPPQGSAKGRRNLPPLPSIPPPPLPSCPPPPGVCQRPWQEHTRDSNKRKSYEFEDLMQLSTEGCRVDWYAQSKLGLKHTLSEENVYEDILDPPSKENPYEDIDLESRCAGNKYPVPTSPSSPTLDTPTKLSSKPGLFRQTSERRSFKLLDLRKTNRDGGIASPSRISPPSTPSSPDDTPCLSGDPYNRRRRKIPKMVLKINGIFEARRGKKKMKRVSPSTESSSGRGVLTDENSESESDTEEKLKAHSQRLVSVQTMLKQTGRYHTLERDLMDLQERKLFEYFLVVALHKTKAGAPYLPEVTQQFPLKLERSFKFMREAEDQLKVIPQFCFPDAKDWAPVDNFPSETFSFVLTGEDGSRRFGYCRRLLPSGKGRRLPEVYCIVSRLGCFDLFSKMLDEVEKRRAISPALVQPFMRGIMEAPFPAPGRTITVKNFLPGSGTEVIELCRPSDSRLEHVDFECLFSSLSLRLLLRVFASLLLERRVIFTADKLSTLSQCCHAVVALLYPFTWQHTYIPVLPPAMMDIVCTPTPFIVGLLSSSLPRLKELPLEEVLVVDLGSSRFLRQMDDEDSILPHKLQTALEYVLEKRKELASDRGDLSTEHCSLSAVVSEAFVRFFVEIVGHYSIFMGGNDRDEESSASSSSPTPLSFQREAFRKAVTSKSLRRFLEVYMETQMFAAFIQEREMRRQGLRGLFEVRAQDYLDSLPGAENRGVNKFLKGLGHKMKFLSKK; translated from the exons ATGCCAGCTGCTAGCATCATGACAGGTGGAAGAGCGCTTCTGCTCTGTACAAACACAGAGAACTGCATCTACCAGTCAGTCAACGG GCTCCAGTGCTGCGGCTTGAAGCTTGAAGACGCTCAATCTGTGGTGTCACATAGACCGGATTTGTCCAGGGTTGTGGACACACAGTCCCCCCTAACATCCCTGGACAACACTGACCATTTCCctgggaacatggacatgctcACCCACAAGAGACCGAGTGACACTTATCCTGTTGAAAATGGCCTGGGGGCCTGCACCAAGCCCACAAAGCCTCCTGTGGCACTTAAAAGCACTGCCAGCATTAAGGACAAAATATCCCAATGGGAGGGCAAAACAGATAGTGCTGGACCAAACTCACAGTCGATCAcccagaaagagacagaaagtgtgAGGAAGAAGGATCTAAAATCTACAGAGGTACAAAGAAGAGACAGTAAAAGAGGTTTCAGCCATGACAGACAGGACTTTGGCAAAGAGAATGGAAATAAGATTGGAGAATCAAGGAAAAGTACAGAGGCATGTACGAGGGAAAGAGATGTGATACTGGACAAAATGTCTGTGGGGAAAACTGACATTGTCCAAGACAAGAAGTCTGTTTTGACACACATTAAGAAACTTGAGCAAGCTATGAAGGAGACACCTACTAAGCCATCCTTGCCAGGCAACTATTTCTGCCCACCTTCCAAAGATGAGGCAGAGAAAAGGGCTGCAGAACCCATCTTCGGGACTGTGGAAGTCATGAGGTCTGGGAGCCGCCGCGGTCGAACCAGAGACCCTGAGAATGTGTACACTGAGCCTGGGGCTCCGTCTATAAACCCTCTGCCCAAACCTCAACGTACCTTTCAGCACCACACTCAAACCAACAGCCTTGGACCTCCCCAAGGTTCAGCAAAGGGGAGGCGGAATCTGCCCCCTTTGCCTTCGATACCCCCTCCACCACTTCCCTCCTGCCCTCCACCACCTGGGGTGTGTCAGAGGCCTTGGCAGGAACACACTCGAGACAGTAATAAGAG GAAGTCATATGAGTTCGAGGATTTGATGCAGTTGTCGACCGAGGGCTGCCGAGTGGATTGGTACGCTCAGTCCAAGCTGGGGCTCAAGCACACTTTATCTGAAGAGAATGTCTATGAAGATATCTTAG ATCCACCATCTAAAGAAAACCCTTACGAAGACATAGACCTGGAAAGTCGCTGCGCTGGAAACAAATATCCTGTTCCAACGTCACCGTCTTCACCCACTCTCGACACTCCAACTAAG CTCTCCTCTAAGCCTGGCCTCTTCAGGCAGACTTCAGAACGGCGGAGCTTCAAACTATTAGATCTGCGTAAGACAAACAGAGATGGGGGCATTGCGTCACCTTCAAGGATAAGTCCACCGTCAACCCCCAGCAGCCCTGATGATACACCGTGCCTCTCTGGAGACCCCTATAACCGCAGACGAAGGAAAATCCCCAAG ATGGTGCTGAAAATAAATGGTATCTTTGAGGCCCGGAGagggaagaagaagatgaagcgAGTCTCTCCGTCGACAGAATCCAGCTCAGGACgaggtgtgt TAACAGATGAAAACAGCGAATCTGAGAGTGACACAGAAGAAAAGTTAAAAG CTCACAGCCAGAGGTTGGTGTCAGTGCAGACAATGTTGAAACAGACAGGTCGTTATCACACGCTGGAGAGAGATCTGATGGACCTACAGGAGAGGAAACTGTTCGAGTACTTCCTAGTGGTGGCTTTACATAAAACCAAAGCAGGAGCTCCATATTTACCTGAAGTCACCCAGCAGTTCCCACTTAAG CTGGAGAGGAGTTTCAAGTTCATGCGAGAAGCTGAAGATCAGCTGAAGGTCATTCCTCAGTTCTGCTTTCCTGATGCCAAAGACTGGGCCCCTGTGGACAATTTTCCTAG TGAAACCTTCTCATTTGTATTGACGGGGGAAGACGGGAGCAGAAGATTTGGCTACTGTCGTCGTTTATTG CCTAGTGGGAAGGGGAGGCGTCTGCCTGAGGTCTACTGCATAGTGAGCCGACTGGGTTGTTTCGATCTCTTCTCCAAG ATGTTGGACGAGGTTGAGAAACGGAGAGCAATTTCACCTGCTCTGGTGCAGCCCTTCATGAGGGGCATCATGGAGGCCCCATTCCCTGCACCGGGCAGAACCATTACTGTGAAGAACTTCCTTCCAGGCTCAGGAACTGAG gtaATAGAGTTGTGTCGTCCCTCTGATTCGCGGCTGGAGCACGTGGATTTCGAgtgtctcttttcctctttgaGTCTGCGTCTCCTCCTCCGAGTCTTCGCCTCCTTGCTGTTGGAGCGGAGAGTGATCTTCACAGCAGACAAGCtcag cACGCTGTCCCAGTGTTGTCACGCAGTAGTAGCCTTGCTCTATCCCTTCACGTGGCAGCACACGTACATCCCCGTGTTGCCCCCAGCTATGATGGACATTGTTTGCACTCCGACTCCTTTCATCGTGGGCCTGCTCTCCAGCTCTCTGCCTCGACTGAAGGAGCTCCCACTAGAGGAG GTCCTGGTGGTGGACCTTGGCAGTAGCCGTTTCCTACGACAG atggATGATGAAGACTCCATTCTTCCTCACAAACTACAGACTGCTCTTGAGTATGTTCTTGAGAAGAGGAAAGAGTTGGCCTCTGACAGAGGAGACCTTTCCACTG AGCACTGCTCTCTGAGCGCTGTGGTGTCCGAGGCTTTCGTCCGTTTCTTTGTGGAAATAGTCGGACACTACTCGATCTTCATGGGGGGCAACGATCGTGATGAAGAGTCCTCGGCATCTTCGTCCTCGCCCACACCTTTGTCCTTTCAACGCGAAGCCTTCCGCAAGGCCGTGACTTCGAAGAGCCTGCGCCGCTTCCTGGAGGTGTACATGGAGACGCAGATGTTCGCAGCCTTTATTCAGGAAAGGGAGATGCGCAGGCAGGGACTGAGAG GCTTGTTTGAGGTTAGGGCTCAAGATTACCTGGACTCACTACCTGGAGCTGAGAATCGAGGAGTCAACAAGTTTCTCAAAGGTCTAG gaCACAAAATGAAATTCCTTTCCAAAAAGTGA
- the si:dkey-82f1.1 gene encoding DENN domain-containing protein 2A isoform X2 — translation MPAASIMTGGRALLLCTNTENCIYQSVNGLQCCGLKLEDAQSVVSHRPDLSRVVDTQSPLTSLDNTDHFPGNMDMLTHKRPSDTYPVENGLGACTKPTKPPVALKSTASIKDKISQWEGKTDSAGPNSQSITQKETESVRKKDLKSTEVQRRDSKRGFSHDRQDFGKENGNKIGESRKSTEACTRERDVILDKMSVGKTDIVQDKKSVLTHIKKLEQAMKETPTKPSLPGNYFCPPSKDEAEKRAAEPIFGTVEVMRSGSRRGRTRDPENVYTEPGAPSINPLPKPQRTFQHHTQTNSLGPPQGSAKGRRNLPPLPSIPPPPLPSCPPPPGVCQRPWQEHTRDSNKRKSYEFEDLMQLSTEGCRVDWYAQSKLGLKHTLSEENVYEDILDPPSKENPYEDIDLESRCAGNKYPVPTSPSSPTLDTPTKLSSKPGLFRQTSERRSFKLLDLRKTNRDGGIASPSRISPPSTPSSPDDTPCLSGDPYNRRRRKIPKMVLKINGIFEARRGKKKMKRVSPSTESSSGRVTDENSESESDTEEKLKAHSQRLVSVQTMLKQTGRYHTLERDLMDLQERKLFEYFLVVALHKTKAGAPYLPEVTQQFPLKLERSFKFMREAEDQLKVIPQFCFPDAKDWAPVDNFPSETFSFVLTGEDGSRRFGYCRRLLPSGKGRRLPEVYCIVSRLGCFDLFSKMLDEVEKRRAISPALVQPFMRGIMEAPFPAPGRTITVKNFLPGSGTEVIELCRPSDSRLEHVDFECLFSSLSLRLLLRVFASLLLERRVIFTADKLSTLSQCCHAVVALLYPFTWQHTYIPVLPPAMMDIVCTPTPFIVGLLSSSLPRLKELPLEEVLVVDLGSSRFLRQMDDEDSILPHKLQTALEYVLEKRKELASDRGDLSTEHCSLSAVVSEAFVRFFVEIVGHYSIFMGGNDRDEESSASSSSPTPLSFQREAFRKAVTSKSLRRFLEVYMETQMFAAFIQEREMRRQGLRGLFEVRAQDYLDSLPGAENRGVNKFLKGLGHKMKFLSKK, via the exons ATGCCAGCTGCTAGCATCATGACAGGTGGAAGAGCGCTTCTGCTCTGTACAAACACAGAGAACTGCATCTACCAGTCAGTCAACGG GCTCCAGTGCTGCGGCTTGAAGCTTGAAGACGCTCAATCTGTGGTGTCACATAGACCGGATTTGTCCAGGGTTGTGGACACACAGTCCCCCCTAACATCCCTGGACAACACTGACCATTTCCctgggaacatggacatgctcACCCACAAGAGACCGAGTGACACTTATCCTGTTGAAAATGGCCTGGGGGCCTGCACCAAGCCCACAAAGCCTCCTGTGGCACTTAAAAGCACTGCCAGCATTAAGGACAAAATATCCCAATGGGAGGGCAAAACAGATAGTGCTGGACCAAACTCACAGTCGATCAcccagaaagagacagaaagtgtgAGGAAGAAGGATCTAAAATCTACAGAGGTACAAAGAAGAGACAGTAAAAGAGGTTTCAGCCATGACAGACAGGACTTTGGCAAAGAGAATGGAAATAAGATTGGAGAATCAAGGAAAAGTACAGAGGCATGTACGAGGGAAAGAGATGTGATACTGGACAAAATGTCTGTGGGGAAAACTGACATTGTCCAAGACAAGAAGTCTGTTTTGACACACATTAAGAAACTTGAGCAAGCTATGAAGGAGACACCTACTAAGCCATCCTTGCCAGGCAACTATTTCTGCCCACCTTCCAAAGATGAGGCAGAGAAAAGGGCTGCAGAACCCATCTTCGGGACTGTGGAAGTCATGAGGTCTGGGAGCCGCCGCGGTCGAACCAGAGACCCTGAGAATGTGTACACTGAGCCTGGGGCTCCGTCTATAAACCCTCTGCCCAAACCTCAACGTACCTTTCAGCACCACACTCAAACCAACAGCCTTGGACCTCCCCAAGGTTCAGCAAAGGGGAGGCGGAATCTGCCCCCTTTGCCTTCGATACCCCCTCCACCACTTCCCTCCTGCCCTCCACCACCTGGGGTGTGTCAGAGGCCTTGGCAGGAACACACTCGAGACAGTAATAAGAG GAAGTCATATGAGTTCGAGGATTTGATGCAGTTGTCGACCGAGGGCTGCCGAGTGGATTGGTACGCTCAGTCCAAGCTGGGGCTCAAGCACACTTTATCTGAAGAGAATGTCTATGAAGATATCTTAG ATCCACCATCTAAAGAAAACCCTTACGAAGACATAGACCTGGAAAGTCGCTGCGCTGGAAACAAATATCCTGTTCCAACGTCACCGTCTTCACCCACTCTCGACACTCCAACTAAG CTCTCCTCTAAGCCTGGCCTCTTCAGGCAGACTTCAGAACGGCGGAGCTTCAAACTATTAGATCTGCGTAAGACAAACAGAGATGGGGGCATTGCGTCACCTTCAAGGATAAGTCCACCGTCAACCCCCAGCAGCCCTGATGATACACCGTGCCTCTCTGGAGACCCCTATAACCGCAGACGAAGGAAAATCCCCAAG ATGGTGCTGAAAATAAATGGTATCTTTGAGGCCCGGAGagggaagaagaagatgaagcgAGTCTCTCCGTCGACAGAATCCAGCTCAGGACgag TAACAGATGAAAACAGCGAATCTGAGAGTGACACAGAAGAAAAGTTAAAAG CTCACAGCCAGAGGTTGGTGTCAGTGCAGACAATGTTGAAACAGACAGGTCGTTATCACACGCTGGAGAGAGATCTGATGGACCTACAGGAGAGGAAACTGTTCGAGTACTTCCTAGTGGTGGCTTTACATAAAACCAAAGCAGGAGCTCCATATTTACCTGAAGTCACCCAGCAGTTCCCACTTAAG CTGGAGAGGAGTTTCAAGTTCATGCGAGAAGCTGAAGATCAGCTGAAGGTCATTCCTCAGTTCTGCTTTCCTGATGCCAAAGACTGGGCCCCTGTGGACAATTTTCCTAG TGAAACCTTCTCATTTGTATTGACGGGGGAAGACGGGAGCAGAAGATTTGGCTACTGTCGTCGTTTATTG CCTAGTGGGAAGGGGAGGCGTCTGCCTGAGGTCTACTGCATAGTGAGCCGACTGGGTTGTTTCGATCTCTTCTCCAAG ATGTTGGACGAGGTTGAGAAACGGAGAGCAATTTCACCTGCTCTGGTGCAGCCCTTCATGAGGGGCATCATGGAGGCCCCATTCCCTGCACCGGGCAGAACCATTACTGTGAAGAACTTCCTTCCAGGCTCAGGAACTGAG gtaATAGAGTTGTGTCGTCCCTCTGATTCGCGGCTGGAGCACGTGGATTTCGAgtgtctcttttcctctttgaGTCTGCGTCTCCTCCTCCGAGTCTTCGCCTCCTTGCTGTTGGAGCGGAGAGTGATCTTCACAGCAGACAAGCtcag cACGCTGTCCCAGTGTTGTCACGCAGTAGTAGCCTTGCTCTATCCCTTCACGTGGCAGCACACGTACATCCCCGTGTTGCCCCCAGCTATGATGGACATTGTTTGCACTCCGACTCCTTTCATCGTGGGCCTGCTCTCCAGCTCTCTGCCTCGACTGAAGGAGCTCCCACTAGAGGAG GTCCTGGTGGTGGACCTTGGCAGTAGCCGTTTCCTACGACAG atggATGATGAAGACTCCATTCTTCCTCACAAACTACAGACTGCTCTTGAGTATGTTCTTGAGAAGAGGAAAGAGTTGGCCTCTGACAGAGGAGACCTTTCCACTG AGCACTGCTCTCTGAGCGCTGTGGTGTCCGAGGCTTTCGTCCGTTTCTTTGTGGAAATAGTCGGACACTACTCGATCTTCATGGGGGGCAACGATCGTGATGAAGAGTCCTCGGCATCTTCGTCCTCGCCCACACCTTTGTCCTTTCAACGCGAAGCCTTCCGCAAGGCCGTGACTTCGAAGAGCCTGCGCCGCTTCCTGGAGGTGTACATGGAGACGCAGATGTTCGCAGCCTTTATTCAGGAAAGGGAGATGCGCAGGCAGGGACTGAGAG GCTTGTTTGAGGTTAGGGCTCAAGATTACCTGGACTCACTACCTGGAGCTGAGAATCGAGGAGTCAACAAGTTTCTCAAAGGTCTAG gaCACAAAATGAAATTCCTTTCCAAAAAGTGA